One segment of Ferrimicrobium acidiphilum DSM 19497 DNA contains the following:
- the hemL gene encoding glutamate-1-semialdehyde 2,1-aminomutase — MSNEVSMGNEAAFSRACASLVGGVNSPVRSFTSVGGSPFFIREGHGSYVVDIEGRRYLDYVQSYGAIIHGHGDDGVLAAVMDAARKGTTFGAPTLGEVELAERIKAKVPGIDLVRLTSSGTEATMTALRLARGVTGRSKIIKFEGCYHGHSDALLASSGSGVASLGLPASVGVTPAAVLDTIVAPYNELPKIGEDVAAVIVEPVAANMGLVPASAGFLQELRRLATEAGALLIFDEVITGFRIAEGGASTLFGVTPDLWCFGKVIGGGLPVGAVAGPEEIMAYLAPTGPVYQAGTLSGNPLATAAGSAALRQLNSASYRMLAGRAEQLAFGLTKVIEEADLAVQIQRVESLLGIFFADEPVTNYREAVSSVERGIYAHFFHAMLKRGIAMAPGPYEVLFPGLAHTVDDVDKTIDIASAAAVEARDLWAKSR, encoded by the coding sequence ATGAGCAACGAGGTCTCCATGGGAAATGAAGCTGCATTCTCTCGTGCCTGCGCATCGCTAGTTGGAGGTGTCAATTCGCCGGTGCGTTCATTCACTTCCGTTGGTGGGAGTCCATTTTTTATCCGAGAGGGTCATGGATCCTATGTTGTCGATATCGAGGGTCGTCGATATCTAGATTATGTCCAGTCGTATGGGGCGATTATTCATGGGCACGGAGACGACGGTGTTCTGGCGGCAGTGATGGATGCGGCTCGAAAGGGTACTACCTTTGGGGCGCCGACGCTTGGCGAGGTGGAACTAGCAGAACGTATCAAAGCGAAGGTACCTGGGATAGACCTTGTGCGCCTGACAAGTTCAGGTACCGAGGCAACTATGACCGCCCTCCGTCTGGCGCGAGGTGTGACTGGCCGATCGAAGATCATCAAGTTCGAGGGGTGTTATCACGGCCATTCTGATGCTCTGCTAGCTTCGAGTGGTTCTGGGGTTGCGTCGCTCGGCCTCCCGGCATCGGTGGGCGTTACACCGGCTGCAGTGCTCGACACCATCGTGGCCCCCTATAACGAGCTTCCCAAGATTGGCGAGGATGTCGCTGCGGTTATTGTGGAGCCGGTGGCTGCCAATATGGGACTAGTACCAGCGTCAGCTGGCTTTTTACAAGAGCTGCGGAGACTCGCCACCGAGGCTGGTGCGTTGTTAATTTTTGACGAGGTAATCACCGGCTTCCGTATTGCAGAGGGTGGTGCGTCAACGCTTTTCGGGGTCACACCCGACCTTTGGTGCTTTGGTAAGGTTATTGGAGGGGGACTTCCGGTCGGCGCGGTCGCGGGACCTGAGGAGATCATGGCATATCTAGCACCAACCGGTCCTGTCTACCAGGCAGGGACGTTGTCGGGTAATCCGCTGGCGACGGCGGCAGGGTCGGCCGCGCTTCGGCAACTGAACTCTGCAAGCTATCGAATGTTGGCTGGTCGGGCTGAGCAGTTGGCCTTTGGGCTTACCAAGGTGATCGAAGAGGCAGATCTAGCCGTGCAGATTCAACGTGTTGAGTCATTGCTCGGTATTTTCTTCGCCGATGAACCGGTGACGAACTATCGGGAAGCAGTCTCGTCGGTGGAGCGAGGCATCTATGCCCACTTCTTTCATGCGATGCTCAAGCGCGGCATAGCAATGGCACCTGGGCCCTATGAGGTTCTGTTCCCTGGGCTTGCCCATACCGTTGATGATGTTGACAAGACAATCGATATCGCCTCTGCAGCCGCTGTCGAGGCCCGAGATCTGTGGGCTAAGAGCCGATAG
- a CDS encoding geranylgeranyl reductase family protein → MNKTLEGTGTADVIVVGGGPAGAAVAYWLAIRGVSVIVVEKKRFPRDKTCGDGLTPRAVVQLEAMGLQSMLDSQHKYLGIHAMAFGRSYQLPWPSVPNYPNYGYVVRRSVLDQAVLERASEVGAQVLYHHESIEATTRSGHIESLRVRDLGANVDLCLTAKVYVFAEGSNARIARSLGAHRDVSKPLGLAIRGYFPTDRSNEDWIESHLDLRDETGATIPGYGWIFPAGDGTANVGFGLLSNSKRWRKMNTTHALERFVAQTQPEWHFPADEGLRGATGGKLPMGLSVEPRSGANFLLVGDAAAAINPFNGEGISYGYETGRMAANAITQSLGTNDPRPVAEFSATLQARYAGYYAAGRLFVKAISNPLLMSSGVWLAMRSKATMSPVVAIMANLMAGSTPDRIEQIYSFTQRLHERQAV, encoded by the coding sequence GTGAACAAAACTCTCGAAGGAACAGGAACGGCGGACGTTATAGTCGTGGGAGGCGGCCCAGCGGGGGCTGCTGTAGCCTATTGGCTCGCCATCCGCGGAGTATCGGTAATTGTGGTCGAAAAGAAGCGCTTCCCTCGCGACAAGACCTGCGGTGATGGACTCACCCCACGTGCCGTCGTTCAACTCGAAGCCATGGGTTTACAGTCGATGCTTGATTCTCAACACAAATACCTTGGGATACATGCAATGGCCTTTGGTCGTTCTTACCAGCTGCCTTGGCCGAGCGTTCCAAATTACCCCAACTACGGCTATGTCGTCCGTCGATCCGTCCTCGACCAGGCAGTTCTCGAGCGCGCTAGCGAAGTTGGCGCGCAGGTGCTCTACCACCACGAATCGATAGAGGCAACGACGCGTTCCGGACATATTGAATCGCTAAGAGTACGGGATTTAGGAGCCAACGTAGACCTTTGCCTCACCGCAAAGGTCTACGTCTTCGCGGAGGGCTCCAACGCACGAATCGCTCGCTCACTCGGCGCCCATCGTGACGTTAGTAAGCCACTAGGGCTAGCAATACGTGGCTACTTCCCAACTGACAGATCCAACGAAGACTGGATTGAGTCACATCTGGATCTTCGAGATGAGACTGGTGCCACCATACCTGGCTATGGCTGGATCTTCCCGGCGGGCGACGGTACTGCGAACGTCGGTTTTGGCCTACTATCAAACAGCAAGCGGTGGCGCAAAATGAACACCACACACGCCCTCGAAAGGTTCGTCGCACAGACGCAACCGGAGTGGCACTTCCCCGCCGACGAAGGACTGCGAGGGGCTACCGGCGGCAAGCTACCAATGGGTCTGAGTGTCGAACCCCGATCTGGAGCGAACTTTCTCCTAGTTGGCGACGCCGCAGCGGCGATCAATCCATTCAATGGCGAGGGAATCTCGTATGGTTACGAGACCGGAAGAATGGCGGCGAATGCTATCACACAGAGCCTCGGCACTAACGATCCACGACCTGTGGCCGAATTCAGCGCGACCCTCCAGGCCCGCTATGCAGGTTATTACGCGGCCGGTCGGCTATTTGTGAAGGCGATCTCCAATCCTCTCCTGATGTCGTCTGGAGTGTGGCTCGCGATGCGATCCAAAGCAACTATGTCTCCAGTGGTGGCGATCATGGCGAACCTTATGGCAGGCTCCACGCCAGATCGCATAGAACAGATATATAGCTTCACCCAACGACTGCACGAAAGACAAGCTGTCTAG
- a CDS encoding NADH-quinone oxidoreductase subunit A, with translation MTQYLPIVVMLVLGALFASGSFVASGLFAPRRPHRAKSAPYECGIVPRSEVAERFPVRFYLVAMIFIIFDIEIIFLYPFAAAAGALGTFGVIEIATFALVVFIAFAYLVANGALSWGPKRGASVDTRVAHRVDLGELTASMVRGGRG, from the coding sequence GTGACTCAATACCTTCCAATAGTCGTCATGCTTGTGCTTGGCGCTCTCTTTGCTTCGGGTTCCTTTGTGGCTTCCGGGCTCTTTGCTCCACGGCGTCCGCACCGGGCTAAGTCTGCGCCCTACGAGTGTGGCATTGTTCCACGATCCGAGGTGGCGGAACGGTTTCCGGTGAGGTTTTACCTCGTAGCCATGATATTCATCATCTTTGACATAGAGATTATTTTTCTCTACCCGTTTGCTGCGGCTGCAGGTGCACTTGGTACTTTCGGAGTGATTGAGATCGCGACGTTTGCTCTGGTTGTGTTCATTGCGTTCGCTTATCTTGTTGCCAACGGCGCTTTGAGCTGGGGTCCAAAGAGAGGTGCCTCTGTCGATACCCGAGTCGCTCATCGTGTCGATCTGGGAGAACTTACTGCGTCGATGGTTCGAGGAGGGCGAGGCTGA
- a CDS encoding NADH-quinone oxidoreductase subunit B produces the protein MPLEDLSYNFLTGNVEKLVQWARKASVWPATFGLACCAIEMMASGAADFDLARFGMEVFRASPRQSDLMIVAGRVSQKMAPVLRQVYDQMMEPKWVISMGVCASTGGMFNNYAIVQGVDQIVPVDIYAPGCPPGPETLMHAILTLHHQIQTGDIVRRRAAGEKGTTVRMIGEPATSKVLGGVQDLV, from the coding sequence ATGCCGCTTGAAGATCTGAGTTATAACTTCCTAACCGGAAATGTGGAGAAGTTAGTTCAGTGGGCTCGCAAGGCGAGTGTCTGGCCAGCAACTTTTGGGCTAGCGTGCTGCGCCATCGAGATGATGGCCAGCGGAGCGGCTGACTTCGATCTAGCTCGGTTCGGGATGGAGGTTTTTCGAGCCTCCCCTCGACAGTCGGATCTCATGATCGTGGCCGGACGCGTATCTCAAAAAATGGCTCCGGTGCTCCGCCAGGTCTACGATCAGATGATGGAGCCAAAGTGGGTTATCTCGATGGGTGTGTGCGCGTCTACCGGTGGCATGTTCAACAACTATGCGATCGTGCAAGGCGTTGATCAGATCGTACCGGTTGACATCTATGCGCCTGGATGTCCTCCTGGACCAGAGACGTTGATGCACGCGATTCTCACCCTCCACCACCAGATTCAGACCGGCGATATTGTACGACGACGTGCCGCTGGAGAGAAGGGAACAACGGTTCGCATGATCGGCGAGCCAGCGACCAGCAAGGTACTCGGAGGTGTCCAGGATCTTGTCTGA
- a CDS encoding NADH-quinone oxidoreductase subunit C: protein MSRILSDVIILERSDYLSTVEARHQAGYIYLADITCVDYLNDQTRAMTNDLKLERFELVVNLRSFAPPAILRLRVQIPEQNPVAPSIFALYPGAEAMEREVYDLFGIRFENHPDLTRILLPEDWEGHPLRKDYGVGRVPVQFKEVKRNR from the coding sequence GTGTCCAGGATCTTGTCTGATGTGATTATTTTGGAGAGGTCTGATTACCTCTCAACGGTCGAGGCACGTCACCAGGCGGGTTACATCTACTTGGCCGATATCACCTGTGTTGACTATCTCAATGACCAGACGCGAGCCATGACGAATGACCTAAAGCTGGAGCGATTCGAACTCGTCGTTAATCTGCGATCGTTCGCTCCACCGGCGATTCTCCGACTGCGGGTACAGATTCCTGAGCAGAACCCTGTGGCCCCATCGATCTTTGCTCTCTACCCTGGCGCCGAGGCTATGGAACGGGAGGTCTATGACCTCTTCGGGATTCGTTTCGAGAATCATCCTGACCTTACCCGCATTCTCTTGCCCGAAGATTGGGAGGGTCATCCACTCCGCAAGGACTACGGAGTGGGCAGAGTGCCGGTGCAGTTCAAGGAGGTGAAGCGTAACCGATGA